A genomic segment from Prunus dulcis unplaced genomic scaffold, ALMONDv2, whole genome shotgun sequence encodes:
- the LOC117612440 gene encoding uncharacterized protein LOC117612440, with protein MRLWATRNSPQKHRSRETNHRRVPILYQHKKGHPHRHRQLLLQQWQVHQWPSTVASPSVAKTAAAPASAQRLYVRCSFKEYLENPYQLDGEQFKRGGQSILRGLIGKVARLGLKGITEGRLTAGNILVIGNKAENLEVEILDTPQKYNQALPSYREQFRKLASEMVDAWEATCLLAWSQHFFEMLDNCIPWFYFKQLEWHPLLLSSHEVAVVIFRLYTHLDVEKKGWKNNYKELITRENVDFGKIISRTGRGAFAFSKVYSYPSDQKKKKLYSYPEKKKKTVIHQSNMNQMRWGHSSISDMHSVMLMTICGTTSWRKMRNQKFNYCRNQRKYQQMHFWY; from the exons ATGAG ATTATGGGCAACGAGAAACTCGCCTCAAAAACACAGAAGTCGAGAAACAAATCATCGACGCGTGCCAATCCTTTATCAGCACAAGAAGGGTCATCCTCATCGGCACAGACAGCTGCTGCTCCAGCAGTGGCAAGTCCATCAGTGGCCAAGCACAGTGGCAAGTCCATCAGTGGCCAAGACAGCTGCTGCTCCAGCATCTGCACAACGATTGTATGTTCGATGTTCCTTCAAAGAGTACTTGGAGAATCCTTATCAATTAGATGGGGAGCAGTTCAAGCGTGGGGGTCAAAGCATACTTAG AGGTCTCATAGGTAAAGTTGCTCGTTTGGGGTTAAAAGGCATAACAGAGGGGCGCTTGACTGCTGGAAATATCTTAGTTATTGGCAATAAGGCTGAGAATCTggaggttgaaattttggataCTCCACAAAAATACAACCAGGCCTTGCCAAGCTATCGTGAACAATTTCGAAAATTGGCATCAGAAATGGTTGATGCATGGGAAGCTACTTGTCTGTTGGCGTGGTCACAGCATTTTTTCGAAATGCTAGATAATTGCATACCTTG GTTCTATTTTAAGCAACTAGAGTGGCATCCCTTACTATTATCGTCTCACGAAGTAGCCGTGGTTATATTCCGTCTCTATACACATCTTGACGTTGAGAAAAAAGGTTGGAAAAACAATTACAAAGAGCTTATAACGAGAGAAAACGTTGACTTTGGTAAAATCATTTCTAGAACTGGTCGTGGTGCCTTTGCTTTCTCTAAGGTTTACAGTTATCCttccgaccaaaaaaaaaaaaagctttacAGTTATccggaaaagaaaaaaaaaaccgttATTCACCAGTCGAATATGAACCAAATGCGCTGGGGGCACTCAAGTATTTCAGACATGCACTCAGTCATGTTAATGACCATATGTGGGACGACTTCGTGGAGAAAAATGCG AAATCAGAAATTCAATTATTGCAGAAACCAGAGGAAATACCAGCAGATGCACTTTTGGTATTAA
- the LOC117612441 gene encoding uncharacterized protein LOC117612441, translating to MPQAFIPELAWFKVMLYVATQSSEDLFHMASVCPLFHTLANTPQVWNTISMARYPDHPSWDHANPAVQHFLQQCRACDNPESIFREAFEVFFMQGNVEALYGMRIAAMADHMEAAYLVGLLGMSGIGQSKEDALEFLCSLNQRNNIDMKGTRDALRRRLSRVFSVARHIVDMFYYGKIKFNHCSACNNNEWCFVIQGWPTEEKINPAFWTCCNRCKWHRESIFWFKVMRVYVVPRNPYPYN from the coding sequence ATGCCCCAAGCCTTCATCCCGGAGTTAGCTTGGTTTAAAGTGATGTTATACGTGGCAACCCAATCATCGGAAGATCTCTTCCATATGGCATCTGTGTGCCCATTGTTCCATACTTTGGCAAACACTCCACAAGTGTGGAACACCATTTCAATGGCAAGGTACCCAGACCATCCTAGCTGGGACCATGCCAATCCTGCGGTCCAGCATTTCTTGCAACAATGCAGGGCTTGCGATAACCCTGAGTCGATATTTAGAGAAGCATTCGAAGTGTTTTTCATGCAGGGTAACGTGGAAGCGTTGTATGGGATGCGCATTGCAGCCATGGCAGACCATATGGAAGCGGCATATCTAGTTGGACTACTTGGCATGTCCGGAATTGGTCAATCAAAAGAGGATGCATTAGAATTCTTGTGTTCTTTGAATCAACGTAACAACATTGATATGAAAGGAACCAGGGATGCTTTGAGACGAAGATTAAGCCGAGTTTTCTCTGTTGCAAGACACATCGTAGATATGTTTTACTATGGGAAGATTAAGTTCAATCACTGCAGCGCTTGTAACAACAATGAATGGTGTTTTGTTATTCAAGGCTGGCCTACTGAAGAAAAGATAAATCCTGCCTTCTGGACTTGTTGCAATCGATGCAAATGGCACCGTGAGagtattttttggttcaaGGTGATGCGTGTGTATGTTGTGCCAAGGAATCCATACCCTTATAATTAG